Proteins from one Chitinophaga oryzae genomic window:
- a CDS encoding carboxymuconolactone decarboxylase family protein: MSQRLNMKKLIPEGYKAILAMDTFLSASPLKKSHKDLIDIRTAQINGCAYCMDMHNRTALQHGESLQRLFVLSGWREAGLFSDEEKVILAMTEEITLIHQHGLSEETYQLALHHFDETYIAYLITAILSINALTRVGVSTHMRVPVVAAEHKQ, from the coding sequence ATGAGTCAACGTCTCAACATGAAAAAACTGATTCCCGAAGGATATAAAGCCATATTGGCTATGGATACGTTTCTGTCCGCCAGCCCGCTGAAAAAATCCCATAAGGACCTGATCGATATACGTACTGCGCAAATCAACGGCTGCGCTTATTGTATGGATATGCATAACCGTACCGCGTTGCAGCATGGCGAGTCGCTGCAGCGGTTGTTCGTATTAAGCGGTTGGCGCGAGGCCGGACTCTTCAGCGATGAAGAAAAAGTAATATTGGCCATGACAGAAGAGATTACGCTGATCCATCAGCATGGGCTGAGCGAAGAAACGTATCAGCTGGCTTTGCATCATTTTGACGAAACATATATTGCATATCTGATCACAGCAATTCTCTCCATCAACGCCCTGACCAGGGTAGGGGTCAGCACGCATATGCGGGTGCCGGTGGTGGCTGCCGAACATAAGCAGTAA